One Prosthecobacter debontii DNA window includes the following coding sequences:
- a CDS encoding SDR family NAD(P)-dependent oxidoreductase, whose product MKILVTGGAGFIGSHTVERLLQDGQHEVSILDSFNDYYNPAIKRANVRHFGDRVKVWEGELTDKVLIQRAFEEGQFDAVIHLAARAGVRPSIEQPELYISTNINGTFNLLEAARRIGCRHFVSASSSSVYGVNKKVPFSEEDPILQTISPYAMTKMAGEQMCSNFSHLYGIKTVSLRFFTVYGPRQRPDLAISKFTRLIEEGKPIDKFGEGHTARDYTFISDIVDGIIGALNYRSGPICDIFNLGGSQTVTLNDLIATIEQALGKKAVINQLPEQPGDVPLTSADVSKAKELLNFRPTTTIAQGVPTYVEWFRQMRAEGVVVS is encoded by the coding sequence ATGAAGATCCTCGTTACCGGCGGTGCCGGATTCATTGGTTCCCACACTGTTGAGCGTCTGCTTCAAGATGGTCAGCATGAGGTGTCCATCTTGGATAGTTTTAATGACTATTACAATCCCGCCATCAAACGAGCCAACGTGCGTCATTTTGGGGATCGGGTGAAAGTCTGGGAAGGGGAGCTGACGGACAAGGTCCTGATCCAGCGTGCCTTTGAGGAAGGGCAATTCGATGCGGTGATCCACCTCGCGGCTCGAGCCGGAGTGCGGCCTTCCATCGAACAACCTGAACTCTACATCTCCACGAACATCAACGGCACGTTCAATCTGCTCGAAGCGGCGCGCCGCATTGGCTGCCGTCACTTCGTTTCAGCCTCCAGTTCCTCCGTGTATGGGGTGAATAAAAAGGTGCCTTTCAGTGAGGAAGATCCGATTCTGCAGACGATCAGCCCCTACGCCATGACGAAGATGGCGGGTGAGCAGATGTGCTCGAATTTCAGTCACCTCTACGGCATTAAGACCGTGTCTCTGCGGTTCTTCACGGTCTATGGTCCGCGTCAGCGTCCTGACTTGGCCATTTCCAAATTCACTCGCTTGATCGAGGAAGGGAAGCCGATTGATAAATTCGGTGAGGGACACACCGCACGCGATTACACCTTCATCAGCGACATCGTGGATGGGATCATCGGAGCCTTGAATTACCGGTCGGGTCCGATCTGTGATATCTTCAATCTTGGCGGCTCGCAAACGGTGACGCTGAATGATCTGATCGCGACCATCGAGCAAGCCTTGGGTAAAAAAGCCGTGATCAATCAATTGCCGGAGCAGCCCGGGGATGTGCCTCTGACCTCGGCGGATGTGAGCAAGGCCAAGGAACTGCTGAATTTCCGTCCGACCACCACCATCGCTCAAGGGGTGCCGACCTACGTTGAGTGGTTCCGCCAGATGCGTGCAGAAGGAGTCGTTGTTTCCTAA
- a CDS encoding vanadium-dependent haloperoxidase, with translation MNKLSRRFLRSCLWAGLAAVWTGSPTVKADVISEWNAITLDAIKSESLTAPEASRVLAMLNTAMYNAVEGIAGDHYVFTSAGYSGPSATAADGAMMEAAAAAAAHTFLQSLYDGNMGLQMQFASLYSSQISGMANNQARSDGISFGNVVGTDIVNWRTGDGSGSASDSGLYTPVGTVGHWMPTPPETGSLPGWGNVNTFGISGTAGFTSTLPTGTVESYIQSAQYTADYNQVKDLGSSSSGSRTVDQLEAAYFWSGRAGTTTTAGLWNTVAQTVAASEGLSLQDSARLFAALNVAMADASIVTWQTKYDTDFWSPLQAIVNGEFDGNASTLGDDVWAALLAELNAPAYFSDVSAISAAAAQVLAAFLGDNVAFSLDSDYDGDGIVDDTRFYNSFSEAADEAGLSQIWGGVSYGFSHTDGATAGAAVADEVMLNNFAPVPEPSGMLLVLLGGTLLLVRRKR, from the coding sequence ATGAACAAGCTGTCTCGCCGCTTTCTGCGTTCCTGCCTCTGGGCGGGTCTGGCGGCGGTGTGGACGGGCAGCCCGACTGTCAAAGCGGATGTCATCAGCGAGTGGAACGCCATCACCCTGGACGCCATCAAGTCGGAATCCCTGACGGCCCCGGAGGCGAGCCGAGTCCTGGCCATGCTGAATACCGCGATGTACAATGCGGTGGAGGGGATCGCAGGCGATCACTACGTCTTCACGAGTGCCGGCTACTCGGGGCCCTCGGCGACGGCGGCTGATGGCGCGATGATGGAGGCGGCAGCGGCAGCGGCGGCGCACACGTTTTTGCAGTCGTTGTATGATGGCAACATGGGGCTGCAGATGCAGTTTGCGTCCTTATACTCCTCGCAGATTTCCGGTATGGCCAACAATCAGGCCCGCAGTGACGGCATCAGTTTTGGCAATGTGGTGGGTACGGACATCGTGAACTGGCGCACGGGTGATGGGTCTGGTAGTGCCTCTGACAGCGGGCTTTACACACCGGTCGGCACGGTGGGGCACTGGATGCCGACACCTCCTGAGACGGGCTCTCTGCCGGGCTGGGGCAATGTGAATACCTTTGGCATCAGCGGCACGGCGGGGTTTACCAGCACGTTGCCGACTGGAACGGTCGAGAGCTACATTCAATCGGCCCAATACACGGCGGATTACAATCAGGTGAAGGACCTCGGATCCAGCAGCAGTGGCTCGCGCACGGTGGATCAACTGGAGGCGGCTTACTTTTGGTCAGGCCGCGCGGGCACGACGACGACGGCGGGACTCTGGAATACCGTGGCCCAAACGGTGGCGGCGAGTGAGGGGCTGAGCCTCCAGGACTCGGCACGGCTGTTCGCCGCCCTGAATGTGGCGATGGCGGATGCCTCCATTGTCACGTGGCAAACCAAGTACGATACCGACTTTTGGAGCCCGCTCCAGGCGATCGTGAATGGCGAATTTGACGGCAACGCCTCCACCCTGGGTGATGATGTGTGGGCTGCGCTGCTGGCGGAACTGAATGCCCCGGCTTATTTCTCCGATGTGAGCGCGATCAGTGCGGCGGCTGCGCAGGTGCTGGCGGCGTTCTTGGGGGATAACGTTGCCTTCAGTCTGGACAGTGACTATGACGGCGACGGGATCGTGGATGACACCCGTTTCTACAATTCCTTTAGCGAAGCGGCAGATGAGGCGGGCTTGAGCCAGATCTGGGGTGGGGTGAGCTACGGCTTCAGCCATACCGATGGAGCGACGGCAGGTGCGGCGGTGGCGGATGAGGTGATGCTGAATAACTTCGCTCCGGTGCCAGAGCCCTCGGGCATGCTGCTGGTGCTTCTAGGCGGGACTTTGCTTTTGGTTAGGCGGAAGCGGTGA
- the thiC gene encoding phosphomethylpyrimidine synthase ThiC has product MIASKDSFEAHSSDQLPASTRVYVEGQIHKDIRVPMREIKLSPTKSFNGQMEENAPVRVYDTSGPWGDPDYTGTVETGLPALRKTWIEGRGDVEEYDGRTVQARDNGYLSDQHAEYAALKREGLLSPLKAPINAQRRPLKASKGTPVTQLHYARQGIITPEMEFIAIRENMRRAQIADLKDDILRNRLDKQHVGSAQAQTAYTPGIFGRFPQRIPNEITAEFVREEVAAGRAIIPANINHPELEPMIIGRNFLVKINANIGNSAVASSIEEEVEKMRWATKWGGDTVMDLSTGKNIHATREWILRNSPVPIGTVPIYQALEKVNGKAEDLTWELFRDTLIEQAEQGVDYFTIHAGVLLRFVPLTASRMTGIVSRGGSIMAKWCLAHHKENFLYTHWDDICDIMAAYDVSFSIGDGLRPGSIADANDKAQFGELEVQGELTQRAWAKGVQVMNEGPGHVPMHMIEENMAKQLEWCHEAPFYTLGPLTTDIAPGYDHITSGIGAAMIGWYGCAMLCYVTPKEHLGLPNKDDVKAGVITYKLAAHAADLAKGHPGAQYRDNALSKARFEFRWEDQFNLSLDPVTAREFHDETLPQDGAKSAHFCSMCGPHFCSMKITEDVRKYAAENNLTEDEALKAGMDEKSKEFVESGAEVYTTAV; this is encoded by the coding sequence ATGATCGCCTCTAAAGACTCCTTCGAAGCCCACTCCAGCGACCAGCTCCCTGCCTCCACCCGCGTCTATGTCGAGGGGCAGATCCACAAAGACATCCGCGTCCCCATGCGTGAGATCAAGCTGAGCCCCACGAAGAGCTTCAACGGTCAGATGGAGGAAAACGCCCCCGTCCGTGTCTATGACACCTCCGGCCCTTGGGGTGACCCCGACTACACCGGCACCGTCGAGACCGGCCTGCCGGCTCTGCGTAAAACCTGGATCGAAGGCCGTGGCGATGTCGAGGAATACGATGGCCGCACCGTCCAGGCCCGCGACAACGGCTACCTCTCCGACCAGCACGCCGAATATGCCGCCCTGAAGCGCGAAGGCCTGCTCAGCCCATTGAAGGCTCCCATCAATGCTCAGCGCCGCCCTCTGAAGGCCAGTAAAGGCACCCCCGTCACCCAGCTCCACTACGCACGCCAGGGCATCATCACTCCGGAGATGGAGTTCATCGCCATCCGCGAAAACATGCGCCGCGCCCAGATCGCCGATCTCAAGGACGACATCCTGCGCAACCGCCTGGACAAACAGCACGTCGGCTCCGCCCAGGCCCAGACCGCCTACACCCCCGGCATCTTCGGCCGCTTCCCGCAGCGCATCCCGAATGAAATCACCGCCGAATTCGTCCGCGAGGAAGTCGCCGCCGGCCGCGCCATCATCCCGGCCAATATCAATCACCCCGAGCTCGAGCCCATGATCATCGGGCGTAATTTCCTGGTGAAAATCAATGCCAACATCGGCAACAGCGCCGTCGCCTCCTCCATTGAGGAAGAAGTCGAAAAAATGCGCTGGGCCACCAAGTGGGGCGGCGACACCGTCATGGATCTCTCCACCGGCAAAAACATCCACGCCACCCGCGAGTGGATCCTGCGGAACTCCCCCGTGCCCATCGGCACCGTGCCCATCTACCAGGCCCTGGAAAAAGTGAACGGCAAGGCCGAGGACCTCACCTGGGAGCTCTTCCGCGACACCCTCATCGAGCAGGCCGAGCAGGGGGTGGACTACTTCACCATCCACGCCGGTGTCCTCCTCCGCTTCGTTCCCCTCACCGCCTCCCGCATGACCGGCATCGTCTCCCGCGGCGGCTCCATCATGGCCAAGTGGTGCCTCGCCCATCACAAGGAAAACTTCCTCTACACCCACTGGGACGACATCTGCGACATCATGGCCGCCTATGACGTCTCCTTCTCCATCGGCGACGGCCTCCGCCCCGGCTCCATTGCTGATGCCAACGACAAGGCCCAGTTCGGAGAACTCGAAGTCCAGGGCGAGCTCACCCAGCGCGCCTGGGCCAAAGGCGTCCAGGTCATGAACGAAGGCCCCGGCCACGTCCCCATGCACATGATCGAGGAAAACATGGCCAAGCAGCTCGAGTGGTGCCACGAGGCCCCCTTCTACACCCTTGGCCCCCTCACCACCGACATCGCCCCCGGTTACGACCACATCACCTCCGGCATCGGAGCCGCCATGATCGGCTGGTATGGCTGCGCCATGCTCTGCTACGTCACGCCCAAGGAGCACCTCGGCCTGCCGAACAAAGACGACGTCAAAGCCGGCGTCATCACCTACAAGCTCGCCGCCCACGCCGCCGACCTCGCCAAAGGCCACCCCGGCGCCCAATACCGCGACAACGCCCTGTCCAAGGCCCGCTTCGAATTCCGCTGGGAAGACCAGTTCAATCTCTCCCTCGACCCCGTCACGGCCCGCGAGTTCCACGATGAAACCCTCCCTCAGGACGGCGCCAAGTCCGCCCACTTCTGCTCCATGTGCGGCCCTCACTTCTGCTCCATGAAGATCACCGAGGACGTCCGCAAATACGCCGCCGAAAACAACCTGACCGAAGACGAAGCCCTCAAAGCCGGGATGGATGAGAAATCGAAGGAGTTTGTGGAGAGCGGGGCGGAGGTGTACACGACCGCCGTCTAA
- a CDS encoding TraB/GumN family protein, whose product MPTFCRFLASLLLIVLTACGEHSQPRTPDTPVSSAEQAGSVWVVDDPKTGGRLFLCGTIHILREEDYPLSPAYEAAYANSDRVIFELPPGAGEGNSLTRRMRELGMLPSDSSLEASIPQETWERIKTWAKTRGVDVSALNRFRPWFVSLIITSTEYAALGAKPQMGVDHYFEARAREDKKPGEGLESVEFQLQLFAKLTPDQQREMLDQTLGEISTLPQEYDEMIVAWKRGELEPLREMLFREAAKFPDLMDMFLFDRNLAWMPRLEQMLQKGEKVMVLVGTGHFAAEKGLLKLFEERGYTVRHYRDVENL is encoded by the coding sequence GTGCCCACCTTTTGCCGGTTCCTAGCCTCTCTGCTTCTGATTGTACTCACTGCCTGTGGGGAGCATTCGCAACCCCGGACGCCGGATACGCCGGTGTCGTCGGCAGAGCAGGCTGGCAGCGTCTGGGTGGTGGATGATCCGAAGACCGGAGGGCGGCTTTTCCTGTGTGGAACCATTCACATTTTGCGTGAGGAAGACTACCCCCTCTCACCGGCCTATGAAGCGGCCTATGCCAATTCGGATCGGGTGATCTTTGAGCTGCCGCCAGGAGCCGGGGAGGGGAATTCATTGACCCGTCGGATGCGTGAACTGGGGATGCTGCCATCGGATTCCTCGTTGGAGGCATCCATCCCACAGGAGACTTGGGAACGGATCAAAACGTGGGCTAAGACCCGTGGTGTCGATGTCTCCGCGTTAAATCGTTTCCGGCCCTGGTTTGTCTCTCTCATCATCACCTCCACGGAATATGCCGCGCTTGGGGCCAAGCCACAGATGGGGGTGGATCACTACTTTGAAGCGAGAGCCCGGGAAGACAAAAAACCTGGGGAGGGTTTGGAGAGCGTGGAGTTTCAGTTGCAACTTTTTGCCAAACTGACGCCCGATCAGCAGCGAGAAATGCTGGACCAGACATTGGGTGAAATTAGCACGTTGCCTCAGGAGTATGACGAGATGATTGTTGCCTGGAAACGGGGGGAACTCGAGCCTTTGCGTGAGATGCTTTTTCGTGAAGCGGCGAAGTTTCCAGATCTGATGGATATGTTCCTCTTCGACCGAAATCTCGCCTGGATGCCTCGGCTGGAGCAAATGCTTCAGAAAGGCGAAAAAGTCATGGTCCTGGTCGGGACAGGGCACTTTGCGGCGGAAAAGGGACTGCTGAAGCTCTTTGAAGAGCGCGGTTACACCGTGCGGCACTATCGGGATGTGGAAAACCTGTGA
- a CDS encoding sulfatase family protein: MMRCVLLLVLGLVCQLGQAAGPNLVWIIADDMSPDTGAYGAVGVKTPNLDRLAHEGRRYTRAYASAPVCSSSRSAFILGCYQTTTGLQAHDVENPQPLATPYKPIPTLLREAGWFVTNAVAPGSKKKVPKTHYNFAHDPKVLFDGNDWTQRKPEQPFFAQFQISEPHRPFPIPESYDEEALRKIQLPPNYPDHPLTRRDWYAYQRSVEVVDQRVGAILDQLEKAGELENTIVMFFADHGRPMPWGKQWLSVEGLQVPLLIRGPGLGAGEVEERLVSLIDLAPSMLELAGLPIPEWMQGRPLLKNSFPDRTVIFAARDRCGDAEDRIRAVITPGQLFVKNFHPELPYLNWSGYKEASYPGMPLIRELKKIGALSPMQARYTRERREPLELYDLEADPTGLVNVVKDPQQSQRLAHLQADLDAWVTTSGDRGALPDPPTEPSLEQIKHDKKQDYLRTWAKRGFKDEPSDAQRLTWWLHQYGLPEKEPLN; encoded by the coding sequence ATGATGAGGTGCGTTTTACTCTTGGTGTTGGGGCTCGTGTGTCAGTTAGGGCAGGCTGCAGGGCCTAACTTGGTTTGGATCATTGCCGATGACATGTCGCCGGACACTGGGGCTTACGGTGCCGTGGGGGTGAAGACGCCGAACCTGGACCGTCTCGCCCACGAGGGGCGGCGTTATACCCGAGCCTATGCCTCGGCTCCGGTGTGCAGTTCTTCGCGGTCCGCCTTCATCCTGGGTTGTTATCAGACCACGACCGGACTCCAGGCCCATGATGTGGAGAATCCGCAACCCTTAGCAACTCCCTACAAGCCCATCCCGACCCTGCTGCGTGAGGCGGGCTGGTTTGTCACCAATGCCGTGGCACCCGGCAGTAAGAAGAAGGTGCCCAAGACCCATTACAACTTCGCTCACGATCCCAAGGTGCTCTTCGATGGCAATGACTGGACGCAGCGTAAGCCGGAGCAGCCCTTCTTTGCTCAATTCCAAATCTCCGAGCCTCACCGGCCATTCCCCATCCCCGAGAGCTACGATGAAGAGGCTCTGCGTAAGATTCAGCTGCCACCCAACTACCCAGATCACCCCCTGACACGCCGTGACTGGTATGCCTATCAACGCAGCGTGGAGGTGGTGGACCAGCGGGTGGGAGCTATCCTCGATCAACTGGAGAAAGCGGGCGAACTGGAAAACACCATCGTCATGTTCTTCGCCGATCATGGTCGCCCGATGCCCTGGGGCAAGCAATGGCTCAGTGTCGAAGGTCTTCAGGTGCCCTTGCTCATTCGCGGTCCCGGACTCGGGGCTGGAGAGGTGGAGGAGCGGCTCGTCAGTCTCATTGACCTTGCTCCCTCCATGCTGGAACTCGCTGGCCTGCCCATTCCTGAATGGATGCAGGGCCGCCCTCTGCTGAAGAACAGCTTTCCGGATCGCACCGTCATCTTCGCGGCGAGAGATCGCTGTGGTGATGCGGAGGACCGCATCCGCGCGGTCATTACTCCTGGCCAACTCTTCGTCAAAAACTTCCATCCCGAGCTGCCTTACCTGAATTGGTCTGGCTACAAAGAGGCCAGCTATCCCGGCATGCCCCTCATCCGCGAGCTGAAGAAGATCGGTGCTCTCTCTCCGATGCAGGCCCGCTACACGCGGGAGAGGCGCGAGCCCCTGGAGCTCTACGATCTGGAGGCCGATCCTACCGGTCTGGTCAATGTGGTCAAAGACCCCCAGCAGAGCCAGCGCCTCGCCCATCTCCAGGCGGACCTGGACGCGTGGGTCACCACGAGCGGAGATCGCGGTGCGCTGCCCGACCCACCGACCGAGCCTTCTCTGGAGCAGATCAAGCACGATAAAAAGCAGGACTACCTGCGCACCTGGGCCAAGCGCGGATTCAAGGACGAGCCTAGCGATGCCCAGCGCCTCACCTGGTGGCTGCACCAGTATGGGCTCCCAGAAAAGGAGCCTCTGAACTGA
- the rpe gene encoding ribulose-phosphate 3-epimerase — MTHTTPYILPSLLAADWSKVAAEVKRAEDVGVEVLHLDVMDGAFVDNISFGPQMVQTVRKCTSMYLDVHLMIHRPDHYLERFLQAGADNITIHVEARYDTSVVETLRRIRAAGKHAGLALHPDTPFEAAIPYAQEIDLLLIMTVVPGFGGQPFMEKETMPKLAAARDYRDAHGLKYNLEVDGGIYIHTAPIAKAHGANAFVCGTSFYGREDTAAAMAGLTQCVS, encoded by the coding sequence ATGACACATACCACGCCTTACATCCTCCCCTCCCTCCTCGCTGCCGATTGGTCTAAAGTCGCTGCCGAGGTTAAACGGGCGGAAGACGTGGGTGTGGAGGTTCTGCATCTGGATGTGATGGATGGTGCCTTCGTGGACAACATCTCCTTCGGCCCACAAATGGTGCAGACCGTACGCAAGTGCACGTCCATGTATCTGGATGTGCACCTTATGATCCACCGCCCAGATCATTATCTGGAGCGCTTTCTACAAGCCGGTGCCGATAACATCACCATCCATGTCGAAGCTCGCTACGACACCTCCGTGGTGGAGACCCTGCGCCGCATCCGTGCTGCAGGTAAGCATGCCGGTCTTGCCTTGCATCCAGACACCCCTTTTGAAGCCGCAATTCCCTATGCCCAGGAGATTGATCTCTTGCTGATCATGACCGTGGTTCCAGGTTTTGGCGGCCAGCCTTTCATGGAAAAAGAAACCATGCCGAAACTGGCCGCCGCTCGCGACTACCGTGATGCCCATGGCCTGAAGTACAATCTGGAGGTGGATGGCGGTATCTACATACACACCGCCCCTATCGCCAAAGCCCATGGAGCCAACGCCTTCGTCTGCGGCACGTCCTTTTACGGGCGAGAAGATACAGCCGCCGCCATGGCTGGACTGACACAGTGCGTTAGCTGA
- a CDS encoding type II toxin-antitoxin system HicB family antitoxin, protein MRYELIIDWSKADESFVVEVPELPGCMADGATYEEAVANAQTVIQEWIETARSLGRPIPEPKGKLAYA, encoded by the coding sequence ATGCGCTACGAACTCATCATCGATTGGAGTAAGGCGGACGAATCCTTTGTCGTTGAAGTTCCTGAACTCCCCGGCTGCATGGCCGATGGTGCAACTTATGAGGAAGCAGTCGCCAATGCGCAGACGGTCATTCAAGAATGGATCGAAACCGCCCGCTCTCTAGGCCGTCCCATCCCAGAGCCCAAAGGCAAACTCGCCTATGCCTGA
- a CDS encoding nucleotidyl transferase AbiEii/AbiGii toxin family protein, with product MWNELDIVRDVSRRLESAGIEFMLTGSMAMNYYALPRMTRDIDIVVALAPTDAALIEHSFAPDYHVSLESVRDAIARRFMFNLLHEDSVIKVDFIVRKDSAYRLAEFERRHRITIEDFATWIVSKEDLIISKLDWARDSLSNQQLGDVRNLLSTGCDMTYIQYWTDALGLTDLWQEMQS from the coding sequence ATGTGGAACGAACTCGATATTGTCCGCGATGTCTCCCGGCGTCTGGAGTCGGCGGGCATCGAGTTCATGCTGACCGGGTCCATGGCGATGAACTACTATGCCTTGCCGCGCATGACCCGCGACATCGACATCGTGGTTGCTCTTGCACCCACCGATGCCGCGCTCATCGAGCACAGCTTTGCCCCGGACTATCACGTTTCCTTGGAGTCCGTCCGCGATGCCATCGCCCGTCGGTTCATGTTCAACCTCCTTCATGAGGACAGCGTGATCAAAGTGGACTTCATCGTCCGCAAAGACAGCGCGTATCGCCTCGCCGAATTCGAGCGTCGCCACCGCATCACCATCGAAGATTTTGCCACATGGATCGTCAGCAAGGAGGACCTGATTATCTCCAAGCTCGACTGGGCACGCGATTCCCTTTCCAACCAGCAGTTGGGCGACGTCCGCAATCTCCTCTCCACCGGTTGCGACATGACTTACATTCAGTACTGGACTGACGCCCTCGGCCTCACCGACCTCTGGCAAGAGATGCAGTCATGA
- a CDS encoding DMT family transporter, giving the protein MRAYFILHLVILAWGFTAILGKLITLPPVEVVLWRTALSAAGFAVMARWLQRTLHVPRADMLKMQAVGAILGLHWVLFFASARLATASVSLAALPTAMLWCSLIEPFVDGTRRWRPLELLVGLIIMGAVWMIYEVELRYWLGFTVGITSALLAALFAVSNKQLVTRWHWSVMGCHQMLGALAVTTLAWLLTSSAGLTSPSPSDWLWLLLLSSACTVGAYAGYMEVLKSMSIFTINVVYNLEPVYGIILAVIIFGTQEHMSGGFYLGAGIIIGSVLIVPWLKRWVEKR; this is encoded by the coding sequence TTGCGCGCCTACTTCATCCTTCACCTTGTTATCCTTGCCTGGGGGTTCACCGCCATCCTGGGCAAATTGATCACACTCCCGCCTGTGGAGGTGGTCTTATGGCGGACGGCTCTATCTGCCGCCGGGTTCGCAGTGATGGCCCGCTGGCTTCAGCGCACGCTTCACGTCCCCCGCGCAGACATGCTGAAAATGCAAGCTGTGGGGGCCATTCTCGGCTTGCACTGGGTTCTCTTTTTTGCCTCCGCAAGGCTGGCCACGGCCAGCGTCAGTCTCGCCGCCCTCCCCACCGCCATGCTGTGGTGTAGCCTCATCGAGCCCTTTGTGGATGGCACCCGCCGTTGGCGTCCGTTGGAACTCCTCGTCGGCCTCATCATCATGGGGGCCGTCTGGATGATCTACGAGGTGGAACTGCGTTATTGGTTAGGCTTCACCGTCGGCATCACCTCCGCTTTGCTCGCCGCACTCTTTGCCGTTTCCAACAAGCAACTCGTCACCCGCTGGCACTGGTCCGTCATGGGCTGTCACCAGATGCTCGGTGCTCTGGCGGTCACCACTTTGGCATGGCTGCTGACCTCATCTGCCGGGTTGACCTCACCGTCTCCTTCCGACTGGCTTTGGCTCCTCCTACTTTCCTCAGCCTGCACCGTCGGAGCGTATGCAGGTTACATGGAGGTGCTCAAATCCATGTCCATCTTCACCATCAATGTCGTCTATAATCTGGAACCCGTCTATGGCATCATCCTGGCGGTGATCATCTTCGGCACCCAGGAGCACATGAGTGGCGGATTTTATCTCGGTGCCGGAATCATCATCGGCAGCGTCTTGATCGTGCCTTGGCTGAAGCGCTGGGTGGAAAAACGCTAA
- the purN gene encoding phosphoribosylglycinamide formyltransferase: MTADPYTPMTPEQVRLLRDRLHTQGKKLVFTNGVFDILHAGHVRYLNEARALGDAMVIALNSDASVRELKGPTRPVNHENDRAEVLAALRAVDAVVVFGDKRATALIETIQPHIYAKGGDYTVDSLNPEERAALDSVGAEIHILPLVPGRSTTSTIQRMTSDASKGRLRLGVLGSGEGSNFRAILAAITSGQLEADVAVAISDVADSKFLQTARSAGIPAIHVDPGSHPKRFGEAAQKEVADHLQRARVDVVVLIGFMRILKEPTLSQYSGRIVNVHPSLLPKHKGANAPQLAIEAEDCESGCTVHLVTAEIDAGRILAQASVPILPGDTPEILHSRIKEQEHRLLPRVLSEWKKHVSAI, translated from the coding sequence ATGACGGCCGATCCTTACACCCCCATGACACCGGAGCAGGTCCGCCTGCTGCGGGATCGACTCCACACCCAGGGGAAGAAACTCGTCTTCACCAATGGTGTCTTTGATATCCTGCATGCCGGGCATGTGCGTTATCTCAATGAGGCGCGTGCTCTTGGAGATGCGATGGTGATTGCACTGAATTCAGATGCATCCGTGCGGGAGTTGAAAGGGCCGACGCGGCCCGTCAATCACGAAAACGACCGTGCCGAGGTCCTGGCCGCCTTGCGAGCTGTCGATGCTGTCGTGGTCTTTGGAGATAAGCGTGCCACGGCTTTGATTGAGACCATTCAGCCTCATATCTACGCCAAAGGTGGAGATTACACCGTGGACTCTCTGAATCCCGAGGAGCGCGCAGCTCTCGACTCTGTGGGGGCTGAAATTCATATTCTGCCACTGGTGCCAGGCCGCTCCACCACCAGCACCATTCAGCGAATGACGTCGGATGCATCAAAAGGCCGTTTGCGCCTCGGTGTCCTCGGTTCAGGCGAAGGCTCTAATTTTCGCGCTATCCTGGCGGCGATCACTTCCGGCCAACTCGAAGCCGATGTGGCGGTGGCCATTTCCGATGTGGCGGATTCTAAGTTTTTACAGACCGCTAGGTCGGCTGGTATTCCCGCGATTCATGTCGATCCTGGTTCGCATCCTAAACGCTTCGGTGAAGCTGCGCAGAAAGAGGTCGCTGATCACCTCCAACGTGCTCGGGTGGATGTGGTGGTGTTGATCGGTTTCATGCGTATTCTCAAGGAGCCGACCTTAAGCCAGTATTCAGGGCGCATCGTTAACGTGCATCCATCTCTACTACCGAAGCATAAAGGCGCAAATGCCCCACAACTCGCCATCGAGGCCGAAGATTGTGAATCGGGTTGCACCGTTCATCTCGTCACCGCCGAGATCGATGCTGGGCGAATTCTAGCGCAAGCCTCTGTGCCGATTCTGCCGGGAGATACTCCCGAGATCCTTCATTCCCGAATCAAAGAGCAAGAACATCGGCTGCTCCCGCGCGTGCTATCGGAGTGGAAGAAGCATGTTTCGGCCATTTGA